Part of the Pseudomonas sp. P8_241 genome is shown below.
CACGGCGTGCGTTACGTCAACGAAGTCGCTTACCGCGAGTTCATCACCGAGCACCTGCCGCAGAACGAGTTCTTCGGTGATGCGCTGCGTGACAAGTTGATCTACTACCCGACCGTGACCCGCGAACCGTTCGAGAACGAAGGTCGCCTGACCGACCTGATGCGCAGTGGCAAGCTGTTCAGCGACATCGGTCTGCCGCCGATCAACCCGCAGGACGACCGCGCCATGCTGTGCGGCAGCCCAAGCATGCTCGATGAGACCAGCGAAGTGCTTAACAGCTTCGGCCTGAAAGTCTCGCCGCGGATGCGCGAGCCGGGTGATTACCTGATCGAGCGTGCGTTCGTCGAGAAGTGACCGAAGGTCACCTGTAGGAGCTGGCTTGCCAGCGAAGGGCTTGAGTGCACCGCATTCATTCAGTTAGTTCGCGTCATCGTTAACGACCATCGCGAGCGAGCTCGCTCCTACAGGACTCAACAAAAAAGCCCGCGCAGCCTGAGAAGGCAGCGCGGGCTTTTTCGTTTTTGCGGATTATGCGTTTGCGGGGATGACCTCTAGCACCCGAATCATCTCTGGCGTCGGGTAATGCCAGCGCACATCCACGTCCCAGAACTGCGCACCGTATTCTCTCTGCGGTGCAGGCGTCTGGTACGCCGGGCGCGGGTCTTGCGCCAGGCACTGCTCAATCAGCTCAACCAACGGCTCACCAAGACGCAGGGCGTGTTCGTGAGCCTGTTGCAGCGCCGAGTCTGCCCAGTGCACGGCAATCAACTGTGGCGCCGCGCTGGCGATGCTGTTGGACGCCGAATCGATAATGTCGGCGTACGGCACGTAGGGTTTGATGTCGAGCACCGGTGTGCCGTCCAACAGATCGATGCCGGAGACCCACAGACGATTGGCTTCGACCTTGTCCAGTTTGACCACGGACTGCCCGATGCCATTGGGGCGATGCGTGGCGCGCGTGGCAAACACGCCCATGGACTTGTTGCCGCCGAGGCGAGGCGGGCGCACCTTCAGGCGTGGTTTTTCTTCCAGGGCCTGATGGAACAGGAACAACAGCCAGACATGGCTGACCTGCTCCAGTCCCTGCACCGCGTCACCCTGATCGAAGGGCGTTACCAGTTCCAGGACGCCGCGAGCGGCCGGTGCCAGTTGCGGCTGGCGCGGAATCGCAAATTTCTCCTTGAAGCAGGAGCGCACGAAGCCGATGGGGGAAACGCTGTAAGTCATGGTCTGGATTCGAGGCAGGACGGAGTCGCGTATGATAACCCGCGATGGGTCGCCCCGTTATTCCAGCATCCTGCCGAGCAGCCAACTCCCCGCCGGTCCAGGCGGGTTCAGACGCGACCACAGAGCATCCACCGACACCGTTTTCGGCCAGCCACGTACCTCCAGTTCCTGCAATGTACCCGGCCCGAAACGCTCTACCAGCCAGCGGGGCAATGGCGCCCAGCCGAAACCGCCCTGGGCCATTTCCAGCAGCATCAGATAACTCGGCGCCGACCAGACGCGGCCCTTCGCCCGACTTTCATACGGATTGACGATGGTCGCCAGGCGCAACTCGCGGTGCTGATAGAGCTGGTCCTGATGAATGGTTTTCTGCGCCGCCAGCGGGTGCTGGGGCGACACGAACAAGGCGATCTCGGTGCGCTCATCCACGGTCGAACTGACAAGGTCCGGCGGGTAGCTTTCCTGCATTTCGGCGAAGGCCACATTCGCGCGGCCGCTCTGTACCAGCGCCACCAAGTCATCGCATTCGGCGATCAGGCATTCGAGCTCGAGGTCAGGGTAGCGCTGCTCGAACGCACTGAGTGCGCCCTCGAAACGGTCCGACTGATAGGTGTCGGAAAGCGCCACGGTCAGCTTGGCTTCGACCCCTTGGGACAGTTGGCTGGCAGTCATTTCCAGACGGCTGGTGGCCGCGAGAATCTCTTCGGCCCGTTGCAACATGACGTGACCGGCCGGCGTCAGGCTCGGCTTGCGGCTGCTGCGGTCGAACAGGGTCAGGTTCAGATCGATCTCCAGGCTTGCAACTGCCGCGCTGATGGTCGACTGACTGCGGCCGAGCTTGCGCGCCGCAGCGGAAAACGAACCTTGGGTAGCGGCTTCGACAAACGCCAGCAGCACTTCGTGAGAGGCCATGAACTATCGCCTTGATCGATGGTTATTGATTATGAAGTATCGATGTGATGACGGATCATGGCAACCACAGTCAGTCATCAAGTTCCTCAAGGAGTCAGGCCATGAGCGCCAACAAATCCATCACCGAACGAATTTTCCAGGCCATGGGCTTTGAACTGCTGGCCATCGTCATTTGTACCCCGTTGCTGGCGTGGATCATGGACAAGCCGATGCTGGAAATGGGTATGGTGACCGTCCTCATTGCCGCCCTGGCTCTGGCCTGGAACGTAGTATTCAACGGGATGTTCGACCGTGCGCTCAAGCGCTTTGCCATTGCGCACACGGCCTGGACCCGCGTCGTGCATGCGTTGCTGTTTGAAGGCGGTCTGGTGGCGATGGGCGTGCCGCTGATTGCCTGGTGGCTGAGTGTCAGCCTGTGGCAGGCGTTTTTGCTGGACATCGGCGTGTTGCTGTTCTTCCTGCCGTACACCTACATCTATCACTGGGTGTATGACGTGGTGCGGGAACGGATGGTCATGCAGCGCGCTTGTGTGGAATAAAGCAAAGATCGCAACCTCGGTAGGAGCTGCCGCAGGCTGCGATCTCTTTTTTTGCCTGACAAAAACATCCCGTCTGACGCTTCCACTCGCTGACCATTGATCCACTGACTCCCCTGCGTCAAAAGCAGCGCAATTGCAGCGCCAATGTCATCCGGCAAACCGGCGCGGCCCTGCGCGGTGTTGTTCGCCGTGATGTTGCAGGCACCCCGTTCCTTGGCCTGATAATGCGTCAGCAATTCCATCGCACCCTTCATCGCCGGCGCTCTGACCATGCGGTCTTTCAGCCACTGGATACGGATCCTGCCAGGCCGTCTTCGCTGGCAAGCCAGCTCCTACAGGGGGCCATTTAGAACAACTGGGTGAACAACCAATACAAACTGCCCGACAGCACAATCGCCGCCGGCAAGGTCAGCACCCAGGCCATCAGCAGATTGCGGATAGTCTTCATCTGCAAGCCACCGCCATTGGCAACCATGGTCCCGGCCACGCCTGAGGACAAGACATGAGTGGTCGACACCGGCAGGCCGAACATGTCGGCAGCGCCGATGGTCAGCATGGCCACGGTTTCCGCCGAGGCGCCCTGTGCGTAGGTCAGGTGGGTCTTGCCGATCTTCTCGCCGACGGTCACCACGATGCGTTTCCAGCCGACCATGGTGCCCAGGCCCAGAGCAATGGCCACCGCGATCTTCACCCACAACGGAATGAATCGCGTGGAGTTGTCGATCTGTTGTTTGAACAGTTGCAGCTTGTCGCTGGTGTCGGCGTCGAAGTTGACGACTTTGTTCTTGTCCATCAGGCGAATGGTTTCGCTGGCCAGGTACATGTCGTTACGCACGTTGCTCACGGCTTCAGCCGGGACTTTCGACAGCGACCCGTAACCTTTTACTTCGGCGCCAATGCTACCGGTCAATGCGGCGAGCGCAGGCACCAGTTGCGGTGTCGCGTCTTTGCTTCGTACGTATTCGGACAGCACTGAGCGCGGGTCGGCGGGTGCCGGTTGCGGTGCCGCTTTCACCAGCGCTTGTTGGGTAACTTGCGCGACGGCAGCGAATTGCAACGCTTGATCGGCGGGCATGGCGCGGTTCAGTGCGTAAGCCATTGGCAGGGTGCCGACCAGAATCAACATGATCAGGCCCATGCCTTTTTGGCCGTCGTTGGAACCATGGGCGAAGGACACACCGGTGCACGTCAGGATCAGCAGGCCGCGAATCCACCACGGTGGCGGGGTATCGCCTTTGGGTTCTTTGTACAGCGCACGGTTCTTGACGAAAGCGCGCAGGGCCAACAACAACAGGGCAGCAAAGCCGAAACCGACCAAAGGCGAAAGCAGCAGTGCATAACCAATCTTGGTCGCCTGTGCCCAATCCACGCCGCTGGTGCCGTCGCGTCCATGCATCAGCGCGTTGGCAACACCGACACCGATGATCGAACCGATCAACGTGTGCGATGAGGACGCCGGCAGCCCCAGCCACCAGGTGCCAAGGTTCCACAGGATGGCCGCGATGAGCAGGGCGAAGATCATGGCGAAACCAGCCGATGACCCAACCTGCAGAATCAATTCCACCGGCAGCAGGGCGATGATGCCGAAGGCCACTGCACCGCTGGACAGTAACACCCCGAGGAAGTTGAAGAATCCGGACCAGACCACGGCGAAGTTCGGCGGCAGCGAGTTGGTGTAAATCACCGTGGCCACTGCGTTGGCGGTGTCGTGGAAGCCGTTGACGAACTCGAAGCCCAGCGCAATCAGCAGCGCCACACCCAGCAGCAGAAACGGTGTCCATGTGGTCACCACGGTGCCCAGTTCGCGCATGTCGTGCATCAGGCTGTAAGCGGTGAATAGCAAGCCGATGCCCAGTACGGCAAAAAACACCACGATAGTCAGCAAGCCGGGTTTTTTATCGAGTTGCAGCTTGGCGCTGCCAGCTGGCGCCGGGGAGGCGGTGAAGGAGGGGGTGGCCATGCCTGACATTCCTGAGAAGGGAAGGAGTGTTGGTCATGATCATTGCGAAATGTTACAGGGAGACTGCTTTAGGTCAGTGTTTGGGTTGTTTGCAATTCCGTTAATCTGAAATGCATTCCTGTAGGAGCAAGCTTGCTCGCGATGGTCGTGAACGATAACGCTTGAAACCTGGCACCCAGCGGTGCCGTTTGGTTTTTCGCGAGCAAGCTCGCTCCTACAGGTTTCACGGACGTTCAGTAATCCTGTCGCTTGCGAAATGCCCAGCGTCCGGCAATCACGGTGAACGTTGCCACCAGTGCCACCAGAATCCAGAATCCCTCCGGATCCTGGGAGAGCGGCACACCACCGACGTTCATGCCGAAGAAACCGGCAATGATGTTGATTGGCAAGGCCAGCACCGTCACCACCGTCAAGGTGAACAGCGTGCGGTTACTTTGTTCGTTGAGGTTGGCGGCAATTTCTTCCTGCAACAGCTTGATCCGTTCACCCAGCGCCGTGAGGTCATTGATGATCAGGGCAAACTCCTCGGTGGACTTGCGCAGCTCTTTCACGTCCTCCTTTTGCAGCCATTGCGGTGGACGGTTGAGCAGACGCAGCAATGACCCCGGCTCCAGCGCCAGCAACCGTTGCAGGCGCACCAGCACCCGACGGTTGGCCCCCAGCTCTGCCCGATTGGTCGACGGTCGCGAGGACAGCAATTGGTCTTCGACCTGATCCACGCTCAGGCTGGTCTTGCGCACGATCTGAGTCAGTACTTCGCCCTGGTCGCGCAGCAGATGCACCAGCAGTTCCAGAGGCGAACGAAAGCGTTCACCGGCCTTGACCGACGAGCGCAACTTATCCACCGAGTGCAGCGGTTGCAGACGCGCACTGATGATCAGACGGCTACGGGCGCATACCCATAACGTCGAGACATCGGAGGAGACCATGCTGCTGAGGTTGAACACTACATCGTTGACCACCGCCAGCAGCGCCGAGTCGACGTGCTCGATACGTGTCGAACGCGAGCCTTCGTGCAGTGCTTCGAAAAACTCATCGGGCAGCTCCAGATGACTTTTCATCCAGCGCTCGCACGCGGCGTGGGCGAGGTTCAGGTGTAGCCAGAGAAACTGCTCGTCGTCCTCCGGCTGTTGCAGACATCGCAACGCCTCGGCCGAGTCGATTTCCCGGCCGCGTTCACCTGGGCGAAAACTGAATCCATAAAGCAGGCCGAACAGATCGGGATCCCGATGGCTTTGATCGATGCTGTGATTCATGAGTGCTCGCAAAGGAAAGCGCCTGTCGCAGGTTTTACAGGTTCACCTGAGCGGCATCATCGCAAGCGCAGATGACGTTTTCATGACAGTAAAAAGACCGCAGTCGCAACGCTACCGGCGGTCGGTATTTTCTCAAGAACCGCTCTGGCACGCCGATTACGTTTGGGTCAAGTTGCGCGCCGACGGCGACCCGCCGAGACCGTAGACAAAGAAGTCCGGACATTTTCACGCCTTAACCGGGCGTGCCTCATTCCTGCCATGAGTACCCTTCGATGCTTTTGCAAAAGTCCCTGAGAACGCAAATTCTCGCCCTGCTGAGCGGTAGTCTGATCGCGACGCTGTTGATCGCACTGAGCTGCTTTCATTTTCTGTCCAGTGGTGTGCAGAACTACGCCAATTTGATCGAAGGTCCGCTGCATACCTCGCAATTAATCGATGAAGCCAACCTGCAATTCAAGGTGCAGGTTCAGGAGTGGAAAAACGTCCTGCTGCGTGGCAAGCAGCCGGCAGACCTGAACAAGTACTGGGCGCAATTCGAAGACCGACAGCGCGACGTGCAGAACATCCTTGGCGAACTGGCCGGACAAAAGGGCATCGAGCCGCAACTCAAGACCCGTATCGAACGCTTGCGTGACGAGCACCGTTTGCTGGGGGCGGCCTATCAGAAGGGTCGTGATGCCTTTGTGGCAGCAGGCGGTGACCCGGCGGCCGGTGACGCAGCGCTGAAGGGCGTGGACCGTGCGGCCAGCGATCAGATGAGCGAACTGGTCAGCGCGTTACGCAAGCAGGGCGCGGAGCAATCGACGCTGATCAGTGCCAGTGCCGATCGCACGGTATGGCTGGGCATCGTTGTCATGCTGGCCTCGGGGTTGTTGATTGGCCTGCTGAGCCTGTGGCTGGTCAATCGCAACCTGGTCGAGCCGATTCGCCAGTTGATCGATTATGTTGCCCAGCTTAGTCAGGGCCGTATCGCTGAGCGCGTGTCCAGTCACCGTCAGGATGAACTGGGAAAACTGGCAATGGCTGCCAACACACTGCGCGATTTTCTCGCTGAAACCTTCAGCCGTTTGCAGCGCAGTGCTTCGGACCTGGACAGCGCCAGCGGTGAGCTGAACTCGATTGCGACCGTGATGGCGGGTGGCACCAACGAGCAGTTCAATCGCACCGATCAGGTGGCCACGGCGATGAACGAAATGTCTGCCACCGCACAGGAAGTGGCGCGTCATGCGGCCGATGCAGCACGGGCAGCGGACGACGCCGACCAGAACGCGCAGCAGGGCGAAAAAGTCATGCAGGGCACGATTCACACCATCACCCAGATGCGCGGTGAAATCACCAACACTGCCAACGTGATCCGCCAATTGGAAACCGACAGCGGTCGCATCGGCAAAGTGCTGGAAGTGATCCGCGGCATTGCCGAACAGACCAATCTGCTGGCGCTCAACGCTGCCATCGAAGCGGCCCGTGCCGGTGAAGCCGGGCGTGGTTTCGCGGTGGTGGCCGATGAAGTGCGCAGCCTGGCCCAGCGCACGGCGGCATCGATCATCGAGATCAACCAGATCATTCAAACCGTGCAGACCGGCGCGATCGATGCGGCTCAGGCGATTGAAAGCGGACAGGCGCGCAGCGATGAAAGCGTTGAGCAAGTGACCCAGGCCGGTGCCATGCTGGAGCGCATCACCCTGGCCGTGGAGGCGATCCGCGACATGAATCGCCAGATCGCCACCGCTGCCGAAGAGCAGACCTCGGTGGCCGAAGACATCTCGCGCAACCTCACCGAGATCACCAGCATCGCCAGCACCAATCTGGATAACGTGCAGCGCACCGAAGCGGCGAGTCACAACCTGCATGGTTTGTCGGGGCAGTTGAATGAGGTGACGGCACGTCTGAGGGCGTGATGGCCTGAGTAGTCAAGACGAAAAAAGCCGCAAGATCGGAAGATCGTGCGGCTTTTTGTTGTGTGACAACATCACATTCTCACGGACCTTGCAGGAGCCGGCTTGCTGGCGATCCAGGCAACACGGACATCAAGTTTATCGCGTCATCGTTCATCGCCAGCAAGCCGGCTCCTACAAGGCGTTATGCATCAGTCGTCTTTTTTGTTCTTCAGGACTTCGCCGGTAGTAGCGTTCAGGTCCACGTCCCATTCAACATTCTGAGCGTCACGCAGTTCGACTTCGTATTCGTAAATGGTGGAGTGTTTGTCCAGGTCGCTGTCGGTAATGGTGGCGCCCGGGTGCAGCTTCATCACGATCTGATTCAGCTCTTCGAGCGGCTTGATCTTGCCGTCCTTGACCAGTTGAGGAATCTGATCGACGGGAACATCTTTGGCCTGGGCCAGGCCAGCAGTGAGCGTCATGGCTGCAGCGGTGAACAGGGCAGTCAGAGTCTTCATGGTGTCTTTCCTTGTTGAGCTGTTTAAGTGAGATCAGGTTAGCCGGTGTAACTTAATCCACCCTTAAATTTTCCTACATGTCTTGCATCAATAACTGTGGGAGCGTGGACATCAACGTTGATGTTGGAGCGGATGGCCCCTTCGCGGGCACACCACGCTCTTACAGATTTTGCGTCAGTCCTAGTAACCGTTGTTCTGCAGTACCTGCGTCACGCTGGCGGCGGCCGGGCGTTTGTAGAACTTCAGCAGTTCGCTGGCGCGGTTGGTGAAGATACCGTCGACACCGGCGTCCATGACTTTCTGGTAATCCACCGCATCGTCGATGGTGTAGACGTGAACCAGCAAGCCCTGTTCGTGGGTGTACTGGTTCATCCACGGTTGTACCAGGTCCGAGTAACTCTGATCGCCACCGTGGGTGAGCGCTGCGGAAGGGCCGGTGCCGATGGCGCCCTGGGTTTTGGCGTAGTCGACCCAGCGCTGGAACTCGGCTTTGTCCTTGGGGTGCTGTTTGGCATAGTAAGCGGCTTTGTCATGCTCACCGGACTCGGCAAACGAGACTTTCGACTCCGGCTCGATGCTGCCTTCTGCGACCCACAGCAACAGAATCTTCGGTACCTGAGGCATTTCCTTTTGCAGCAGTTCGAGGCTGCTTTTCTCGAAGGTTTGCAGGATCACCTTGCCTTTGCCCTGACCCACGGCTAGCTCGCTTTTCGCCAGTTTCGAACCGGCCGGGCTTAGCCAGCCACGGTCCTGCAGTTTCTTTTTCAGGTCATGCTCGATGCCGGGAAACTGCTTGGGCTCCTTGGTTTCGATGTACAGGCCAGGCTTGTGCAGCGAGTTGCCTTGTGCGATGTCGATGATTTCATCGAGGGTCAGAATTTTCAGGCCCACGTAGGACGCACGCGCGCGATCCGGGTACGCGGAGTTGAACCAGCTGCCGGCATCCAGGGTTTTCAGCTCGGCCATGGTGAACGCGTTGGCTGGGCTGTCCTTGCGCTCGGGGAACTTGCTGGCAACGTCGGAGGTGCGTTGCAGGTCGTTATCGTGCAGGGCGAACAGCACGCCATCCTTACTGCGTTGCAGGTCCAGTTCCAGGTAATCGGCGCCCAGATCGCGGGCGAGTTTGTACGCGGCGGCGGTGGACTCCGGGGCATCGAAAGACGCGCCACGGTGGGCAATCACTGCCGGGTGCGGGATGCCTGAACGCGAGGCCAGCGCTGCCGGGCTTGGCTCGCTGGACGCCTGTGCCTGGCTGAGGCCAAGCAGCATGCTCAGCAGCAGGGCGCTTTTAGTGATGGTTGAAGGCATGGTCGAGATCCTTTCGCGATGATTTTCAAAGACGTCCCTTTTAACAACTGAGCGTTGCGGGCGCTATCGCGAGACCGACATAAACCTGCTTAAAGCTGATGTTCGTCAGCACTTTTATGCGCCTGTTTGCAGTACGCTTGCTCGCAACTTCCCCGGCAGAGGGAAATCACCATGCCTGCTCTGCGTGTAAACCAACGATCACCCTGTGAGGTTTACCATGCGCATCACTTCCCAGCTCATCTGCCAGGCTGCCGACCAACTCAAGGGTTTCGTCGGCCTCAACCGCAAGACCGGCCATTACATCGTGCGCTTCAGTGAAGATTCGTTCGGCATGGACGTGGCGGATGACGGCATTATCCCCACTAGCGAGTTTGTCTGGGCTGTGGGCCCCTCGCAATCGATGACCCTCAAGCGTGAGTTGATTCAGTTACTGCTGGACCAGAACATCGATGACCGGATCAACATTACCCAACCGTTGCGGGTGTATATGAACCGTCGGGATGTGCCGGAAATTTCGGCGGTGCGGAGTTTGGTGCGGGGTTGAGGTTTTGTGATGATTGGACGGGCCTCATCGCTAGCAGGCTAGCTCCCACACTGGATCTGTGGCGCTCATAAATCCCCTGTGGAAGCTAGCCTGCTAGCGATGGCGGCCCGCTCTGAAATACATTGCAACGGTAAACTTGAGAGTCACGGCCGCTTTATTCAGCAGCCGAACTTGTCATTTATCACTGCTGGTAACAGGCCAGAAACATATCCAGCGCCGACTCCACCACCGTGCTTTGCATCTCAGCCGACAAGCTGGGCATGCCCATGGAAATCTGCGGCCAGAATGCAAAGGATTTGAGCAATCCATGAACCTGCTGCGCGGCAAACTCGGGAGCAACGGCTTTTAGCCGCCCATCGGCCTGAGCCGCACGAATCCACGCAGTCAGATTTTCTTCGCGTTCACCTATTCGGCAAACCATGCTTTGGGCGCGCTCGGGAGAATGGATGGTCGCAGCGATGGCGACTCGTGCCAGATCGAGAAAATTGTCATCGCTCAGCATTTGCAATTTCGCGATCAGCAATTGGCGTAATTGGTCGCGCAAGGGCTCATCAGGGCGGTAGGACGTTTCCTGTTCCGCCGTCACTCGTACCCATAACTGGTTGAGGATTTCGGCAAACAACTCTTCCTTGCTGGGGAAGTGGTTGTACACCGTGCGCTTCGACACGCCGGCAGTGGCGGCAATCCTGTCCATGCTGGTGATCTCGAAACCGTTGTCGCGAAACTCGGCAATCGCCGCCTGAATGATGGCTTCGCGTTTTCGGTCAGTGAGGCGCTGTGGAGCTGTCATAAATACGCTTCGGCAGGATGGACAGTAAAATTACACTCACCAGTTTACTTGGCATCGGCTTTGATGCAACCTTGAAACTACACTGTGCAGTGTAATGTTTTGTTAATCCTGCACAGTAAAAATAGAGTGTTCGGCTGATGCGTGCGTGCTTTGGCCATTTATCGTCCCAAAACGGAAAACCGCGTTGCATGCGTTTTTTCTGGAGTCATTCAGTCATGGCCAATTCAATGTCCCCGGCGGATAACGCCTCCACACCAGAAGCGTCCCGAAAGGCTCAAGGGCAGTACCAGAACCACACGCCAATTCAGCGTTTGAGCTTCGGTAAAACCATGGGCATCCTGTGGAACGCCATGTTTCACAAACCGCGCAACACTCGCCCGAGCGCACCTGTGCCGGTGCAACCCCTGACCCAAGAAGCGTTGATCGCCGCGCCGAACCACAGCGTCTACCGACTCGGCCATTCCACTGTATTACTCAAGCTGCGCGACAAATTCTGGATTACCGACCCGGTCTTCGCCGAACGCGCGTCACCCATTCAATGGGCCGGGCCCAAGCGTTTTCACCAGCCACCGATCAGCCTGGAAGACTTACCACCGATCGAAGCGGTGATCCTGTCCCACGACCACTATGATCACCTGGATCATGCGGCCGTGCTGAAACTGGCAGACAAGACCAAGCACTTCCTGACACCGCTGGGCGTAGGCGACACGCTGATCAAATGGGGCATCGATGCCAGCAAAGTCCGTCAATTCGATTGGTGGCAAGGCACAGAAATCGACGGCATCCAGTTCATCGCCACCCCGTCGCAACACTTTTCCGGTCGTGGGTTGTTCGACAGCAACAGCACCCTTTGGGCCTCATGGGTGATGATCGACGGCGATACGCGAATCTTCTTCAGCGGCGACAGCGGCTATTTCGATGGCTTCAAACGCATCGGCGAACAGTACGGCCCGTTCGACCTGACCCTGATGGAAACCGGCGCCTACAACGTCGACTGGCCGCACGTGCACATGCAACCCGAACAAACCCTGCAAGCCCACCTCGACCTCAAGGGCCGCTGGCTGTTTCCGATCCACAATGGCACTTTCGACCTGTCGACCCACGCCTGGTACGAACCCTTCGATCGCATCCTGGCCCTGGCCTGGGAACGCAACGTATCGATCACCACGCCGCAGATGGGCGAGGCGTTCAACCTGATGCATCCGAAGCGTGGTGAGGCTTGGTGGTTGGTGATGGAAGAGGAGAATGAACGGGTGGTGGTGCAGAACACGTGAGGTACTGCATCGGGCCGCTTGCTGTTTAGCGGCCCGCGCCAAGCGCTCATTCGACCATCGCAAAATCCGCCCGCCCAACCGGGTTCGGCGTAGACCCTCTCACATTCATCCCGCGCCCCGGTGCAAACCCCGGGAAGAACACCAGTCCCTCAGATTCAAACCGATAGGCCAGCGCCAACCGTGTGACATCCAGCACGTCCTGACGCGCCTCGAAGCGTTCAATCGCATTTGCCGAAACACCGGCTTCACGGGACAACGTCTCCACACTCCAGCCCAGCATCGCTCGGGCCTGGGCGCAGTGGGCGGGGGTGAATTGGAAGAGGGCGATACGTTCCAGGGTGATTTTCATCGCTTGAGAGGCCATGGTGTTCTCCGGGCTCGAGAGAGTTGATTCAAAATGCACTGTGTTTTTGTACAGTTGTTTTGAGCCCGAATCAAATGCAATTTTTGATTTTTCATTTCAGCCAGACAAACGGCACGGCGCTTATTTGTCCGCCAACCCCGGCGCCTCCCGCACGATAAAGTGATCCAGATTCTCAATGTTTGCGCTGAACACCCCGAACGTCTGCTCGGGGTTTTTCTTGCTTGGCACCTGCTTCAACTCCGGCGTCACGCCATAGAAGAAGCAATACAACGCCTGCCCGCTCTCGATCGCATGCTTGATCTCCTCGAGGAACGCCTTGCGCTTGCGGTAGGTGTCGATCAGCTTCTTGCTCAGGTAAACATTGACCGAATATGGCTTCTTCTCGAACCAGACCTTCTTCTCGAAATCGATACGAAAGCTTTGGGTGTAGTCCTTGATCTGCTTGATCTTGCCCCAGTAAATCAGGCCCTTGTTGTCTTGCAGGTATTCGATTTTCTTGAAGAACGACGCATAAGGCGCCGTGTGCTCACCAATCTTCAGTGGCATGCGCTTGAGCAGTTCCTTGTCTTCGAAATTCGACACGAAACACTCTACCGGATGGACGAAGACGCTGGTCTTGTCGGGGGCGGAGTCGCGACTTGGCTGATCGGTGTTGCTGATCGCCGAAGGAACCACGGGCTCATCCCGTTGAACGTCTGCACTTCCTGCTGGGCGGGACGGCTTGCGCACATATTCGCGTCGAGTCAGTAACAATTCCGACGGGAAATGTTCCTCACGGCTGTCATCCGTTTCCGCGTCCACACCCGACGCTGGCGCCTTCAGGCTGACATAAGGGCAGCCATCGGCATGCCGCGTTGTCGGCAGGTTCTTGAAGTGCGGCGTGCGTACGTAATTCACATTCTTGGCGTTGAGCGTCCCCAGCTCATTCGCCACATCGAAGGCTGCGCGACAGGCATCGTTGGGGCACTGGAAGTGTTCCTTGGCCGAGTCGAACGCCACCGTTTCGTCAAAATTCAGATCACGTACGTCATAGATCGACAACTTGTCGTTGAGGCTGAGGCAGTAGGCGAGATCGAATTTCATGGTGGGGTTCTTTGGCCTTTAAGTGATCAGCTTATGGCGCGTTCCGGGCAATAGCTACACTCAGGTCATTTCGCCGCCGCTGTGCACGGTTGCGGCATGACACACTGATTATTAAGGGCGAAACCATGAGCCAGACAGATGATTCGCCTCCACTCCCGGAACCGGGCCGGATAGCCCGCAGGGATGA
Proteins encoded:
- the tsaA gene encoding tRNA (N6-threonylcarbamoyladenosine(37)-N6)-methyltransferase TrmO codes for the protein MTYSVSPIGFVRSCFKEKFAIPRQPQLAPAARGVLELVTPFDQGDAVQGLEQVSHVWLLFLFHQALEEKPRLKVRPPRLGGNKSMGVFATRATHRPNGIGQSVVKLDKVEANRLWVSGIDLLDGTPVLDIKPYVPYADIIDSASNSIASAAPQLIAVHWADSALQQAHEHALRLGEPLVELIEQCLAQDPRPAYQTPAPQREYGAQFWDVDVRWHYPTPEMIRVLEVIPANA
- a CDS encoding transporter, encoding MNHSIDQSHRDPDLFGLLYGFSFRPGERGREIDSAEALRCLQQPEDDEQFLWLHLNLAHAACERWMKSHLELPDEFFEALHEGSRSTRIEHVDSALLAVVNDVVFNLSSMVSSDVSTLWVCARSRLIISARLQPLHSVDKLRSSVKAGERFRSPLELLVHLLRDQGEVLTQIVRKTSLSVDQVEDQLLSSRPSTNRAELGANRRVLVRLQRLLALEPGSLLRLLNRPPQWLQKEDVKELRKSTEEFALIINDLTALGERIKLLQEEIAANLNEQSNRTLFTLTVVTVLALPINIIAGFFGMNVGGVPLSQDPEGFWILVALVATFTVIAGRWAFRKRQDY
- a CDS encoding inorganic phosphate transporter, yielding MATPSFTASPAPAGSAKLQLDKKPGLLTIVVFFAVLGIGLLFTAYSLMHDMRELGTVVTTWTPFLLLGVALLIALGFEFVNGFHDTANAVATVIYTNSLPPNFAVVWSGFFNFLGVLLSSGAVAFGIIALLPVELILQVGSSAGFAMIFALLIAAILWNLGTWWLGLPASSSHTLIGSIIGVGVANALMHGRDGTSGVDWAQATKIGYALLLSPLVGFGFAALLLLALRAFVKNRALYKEPKGDTPPPWWIRGLLILTCTGVSFAHGSNDGQKGMGLIMLILVGTLPMAYALNRAMPADQALQFAAVAQVTQQALVKAAPQPAPADPRSVLSEYVRSKDATPQLVPALAALTGSIGAEVKGYGSLSKVPAEAVSNVRNDMYLASETIRLMDKNKVVNFDADTSDKLQLFKQQIDNSTRFIPLWVKIAVAIALGLGTMVGWKRIVVTVGEKIGKTHLTYAQGASAETVAMLTIGAADMFGLPVSTTHVLSSGVAGTMVANGGGLQMKTIRNLLMAWVLTLPAAIVLSGSLYWLFTQLF
- a CDS encoding multidrug/biocide efflux PACE transporter, with protein sequence MSANKSITERIFQAMGFELLAIVICTPLLAWIMDKPMLEMGMVTVLIAALALAWNVVFNGMFDRALKRFAIAHTAWTRVVHALLFEGGLVAMGVPLIAWWLSVSLWQAFLLDIGVLLFFLPYTYIYHWVYDVVRERMVMQRACVE
- a CDS encoding LysR family transcriptional regulator is translated as MASHEVLLAFVEAATQGSFSAAARKLGRSQSTISAAVASLEIDLNLTLFDRSSRKPSLTPAGHVMLQRAEEILAATSRLEMTASQLSQGVEAKLTVALSDTYQSDRFEGALSAFEQRYPDLELECLIAECDDLVALVQSGRANVAFAEMQESYPPDLVSSTVDERTEIALFVSPQHPLAAQKTIHQDQLYQHRELRLATIVNPYESRAKGRVWSAPSYLMLLEMAQGGFGWAPLPRWLVERFGPGTLQELEVRGWPKTVSVDALWSRLNPPGPAGSWLLGRMLE